From Flavobacterium arcticum, the proteins below share one genomic window:
- a CDS encoding DUF3127 domain-containing protein, translating to MDEISKDENQESISEYRKHLNDSNPICEYNAFSYKSVCNMKAIELWLERYRGFTILEDKRYASKLNSIEVLVKKDFEVLYGKLDILSRLYKKEAYFRQQLDNYNEFKDSVLKLETWFSYQEENKNEYQLFSSVFYDSRELTHYRLELDELTLNPEDFKYTLKYMGIIEEAKAIHFEGKIKSIDDLEVYKKTENTRAYTRRKIVLSIDDFCCSELQVVFTDGRVKHLDNLSVGQFVKVFARLTGGELQNSEGTKEYKHHLYGWRVEILDAKPKVKKNTKEMDLYYKYILPLPF from the coding sequence GAATATAGGAAACATCTAAATGATTCCAATCCGATTTGTGAATACAATGCATTCAGCTATAAAAGTGTTTGTAATATGAAGGCTATAGAGTTATGGTTAGAAAGGTACAGAGGTTTTACAATACTAGAAGATAAAAGATATGCTTCTAAACTGAATTCGATAGAGGTATTAGTGAAAAAGGATTTTGAGGTCTTATATGGTAAGTTAGATATTTTATCAAGGCTGTATAAGAAGGAAGCTTACTTTAGGCAACAACTAGATAACTATAATGAATTTAAAGACAGTGTGTTGAAACTTGAAACTTGGTTTTCATATCAAGAAGAAAACAAAAATGAATATCAATTATTTTCTTCTGTATTTTATGATAGTAGAGAGCTTACTCATTATCGTTTAGAATTAGATGAACTAACATTAAACCCTGAAGATTTTAAGTACACACTTAAATACATGGGTATTATAGAAGAAGCTAAAGCTATCCACTTTGAAGGAAAAATCAAATCAATAGATGATTTAGAAGTTTATAAAAAAACTGAAAATACAAGAGCATACACAAGGCGTAAAATAGTACTGTCAATTGATGATTTCTGCTGTAGTGAACTTCAAGTGGTTTTTACAGATGGAAGGGTAAAACACTTAGATAATTTAAGTGTAGGTCAGTTTGTAAAAGTATTTGCAAGACTCACAGGAGGAGAGCTGCAAAATTCAGAAGGTACTAAAGAGTATAAACATCATTTATATGGTTGGCGTGTAGAGATATTAGATGCTAAACCAAAAGTAAAGAAAAACACAAAGGAAATGGATTTGTATTATAAATACATTTTACCATTACCTTTTTAA
- a CDS encoding DUF3127 domain-containing protein: MELTGEIKVLNDVQNIGNNGFRKREVVITTEEQYPQHILVEFIQDKCDLLDSFVVGQEVKIALNLRGREWINPEGVAKYFNAIQGWRIELVNSKQPTPQTQTQQEPVSFIDEADNDLPF, translated from the coding sequence ATGGAATTAACAGGGGAAATAAAGGTCTTAAATGATGTTCAAAATATAGGGAACAATGGCTTTAGAAAACGAGAGGTTGTTATAACTACAGAAGAACAGTATCCTCAACATATTTTAGTAGAGTTCATACAAGATAAGTGTGATTTACTAGATAGTTTTGTTGTAGGTCAAGAAGTAAAAATAGCCCTTAATTTAAGAGGTAGAGAGTGGATTAACCCTGAGGGAGTAGCTAAATACTTTAATGCTATTCAAGGTTGGAGAATAGAGCTTGTTAATAGTAAACAGCCTACACCTCAAACACAAACACAGCAAGAACCAGTTAGCTTTATAGATGAAGCAGATAACGACTTGCCATTTTAA
- a CDS encoding putative periplasmic lipoprotein yields the protein MKNTFLILIAILAFTACSSDDDNQGEEQQISQSHIVQFTTGALEDWVSVGLTTTLTSDDGTESTISSDFDYTQNIVSVEIPENTVGFELGFYIEDSSQAEMCFYGSVDNVNVHQESINQQSFQYQYTFN from the coding sequence ATGAAGAATACATTTTTAATATTAATAGCTATTTTAGCATTTACAGCCTGCTCAAGTGATGATGACAATCAGGGAGAAGAACAACAAATTAGTCAATCTCATATTGTACAGTTTACAACAGGTGCTCTTGAGGATTGGGTATCTGTAGGCTTAACAACTACATTAACTTCAGATGATGGAACAGAGTCAACAATTAGTTCAGATTTTGACTATACCCAAAATATAGTTAGCGTAGAGATTCCAGAGAACACAGTAGGCTTTGAGTTAGGATTTTATATAGAAGATTCTTCTCAAGCTGAAATGTGTTTTTATGGTTCTGTAGATAACGTTAATGTTCATCAAGAAAGCATAAACCAACAGAGTTTTCAATATCAATATACTTTTAATTAA
- a CDS encoding T9SS type B sorting domain-containing protein — translation MIDYPRFFTPNGDGYNDYWNIYGLSSQGGAEIYIFDRYGKLIKQISSQSQGWDGTYNGNPMPADDYWFTVTFGETIISYKPLRDANGNVINEPVTDEPVTGEVTRMVAREFKAHFALKR, via the coding sequence GTGATTGACTATCCAAGGTTCTTCACTCCAAATGGTGATGGTTATAATGATTACTGGAACATCTATGGTTTATCAAGCCAAGGCGGAGCCGAGATCTATATCTTTGACCGTTATGGCAAACTAATCAAACAAATTAGTTCACAAAGTCAAGGCTGGGATGGTACCTACAACGGAAACCCAATGCCAGCAGATGACTACTGGTTTACCGTAACATTTGGGGAAACAATAATATCTTATAAGCCACTGAGAGATGCAAATGGTAATGTTATTAATGAGCCTGTTACTGACGAGCCTGTTACAGGTGAAGTGACACGAATGGTAGCTAGAGAGTTTAAAGCTCACTTTGCGCTTAAGAGATAA